The following coding sequences are from one Salvia hispanica cultivar TCC Black 2014 chromosome 3, UniMelb_Shisp_WGS_1.0, whole genome shotgun sequence window:
- the LOC125211150 gene encoding uncharacterized protein LOC125211150: MQSRFALTAAKFNRTLFPQQSLRGCTTTSGRTADPAIHAIEEEDVYPTDAMQDEKRRRPPKHEPTSKDNETYTAPKSPIETAAKLESSGVGPMPDPFGQQKRRSTCAGIDGSPWPEEEDGVDRKTQREEQERDNKEYYEHHKASPLSEIEVCDTRKPVTQATDGTAQSESVGYDGNWGEGVWRPEQLDTAEEALRRAAEIFRMNAMRGDPDSPHGRVLRQLRGEDW; this comes from the exons ATGCAATCTAGATTCGCTCTCACCGCCGCCAAATTCAACCGCACTCTGTTCCCGCAGCAGAGCTTACGCGGCTGCACCACCACCTCCGGCAGAACGGCTGATCCAGCCATCCACGCCATCGAGGAAGAA GATGTGTATCCTACGGATGCGATGCAAGACGAGAAGCGGCGGCGGCCGCCGAAGCACGAGCCGACGAGCAAAGACAACGAAACATACACTGCTCCGAAGTCTCCGATAGAGACGGCGGCGAAGCTGGAGTCCAGCGGCGTGGGGCCGATGCCCGACCCGTTCGGGCAGCAGAAGCGGCGGAGCACGTGCGCGGGGATCGACGGGAGCCCGTGGCCGGAGGAGGAGGATGGAGTGGACCGGAAGACGCAGCGGGAGGAGCAGGAGAGGGACAACAAGGAGTATTACGAGCACCACAAGGCGTCTCCGCTGTCGGAGATTGAGGTTTGCGATACGAGGAAGCCGGTGACTCAGGCCACGGATGGGACGGCGCAGAGCGAGAGCGTCGGCTATGATGGGAATTGGGGGGAGGGGGTGTGGCGGCCGGAGCAGCTGGATACGGCGGAGGAGGCGCTGAGGAGGGCGGCAGAGATATTTCGGATGAATGCGATGAGAGGGGATCCGGACTCTCCGCACGGCAGAGTTCTCCGGCAGCTTCGCGGCGAAGATTGGTGA
- the LOC125215624 gene encoding GATA transcription factor 15-like codes for MDLKVDKKEDFEKKNGSVSPLKTCSDCHTSRTPLWRGGPAGPKSLCNACGIKYNKKRRQLLGLDSGKPNKKKKRTSVVRSNEVREILKMRFKSEIVLQRSGKLMNKLREEERAAILLMALSCGSSVYA; via the exons ATGGATCTGAAAGTAGATAAG AAAGAagattttgagaagaaaaatggCAGTGTTTCTCCATTGAAGACCTGCAGCGATTGTCACACCTCGAGAACTCCGCTATGGCGAGGCGGTCCAGCTGGACCGAAG TCTCTATGCAATGCCTGCGGGATAAAATACAACAAGAAGAGGAGGCAGCTCCTAGGGCTGGATTCGGGGAAGccaaacaagaagaaaaagcGAACGAGCGTTGTGCGGAGCAACGAGGTCAGAGAGATTTTGAAAATGCGATTCAAAAGCGAGATTGTGTTGCAGAGATCGGGAAAGTTGATGAACAAGTtgagagaggaagaaagaGCGGCGATACTGTTGATGGCGCTTTCGTGTGGATCATCTGTCTACGCTTAG
- the LOC125210763 gene encoding importin subunit alpha-like has product MSLRPNARTEVRRSRYKVAVDAEEGRRRREDNMVEIRKNRREENLQKKRREGLQPQQLPSAVNVPQLDKKLESLPALIDGVWSDDGPRQLESTTQFRKLLSIERNPPIEEVIQSGVVPRFVEFLARDDYPQLQFEAAWALTNIASGTSDNTKVVIDHGAVPIFVKLLTSPSDDVREQAVWALGNVAGDSPKCRDLVLGYGALMPLLSQFSDQSKLSMLRNATWTLSNFCRGKPQPPFEQVKPALLALTLLIHMNDEEVLTDSCWALSYLSDGVNEKIQAVIDADVCPRLIELLLHPSPSVLIPALRTVGNIVTGDDVQTQVIIEKGALPCLLNLLTQNYKKSIKKEACWTISNITAGNKDQIQAVIAAGIFSPLLTLLQSAEFEIKKEAAWAISNATSGGTPDQIKFLVGEGCIKPMCDLLICPDPRIVTVCLEGLENILKVGEAEKNQGNTGDVNVYAQMIDDAEGLEKIENLQSHDNNEIYEKSVKILETYWLEDDDEQVMAGDATQQAGFNFGGGDLPVPTGGFQFS; this is encoded by the exons ATGTCGTTGAGGCCGAACGCCAGGACGGAGGTCCGTCGGAGCCGCTACAAGGTGGCGGTCGACGCGGAGGAGGGTCGCCGGAGGCGGGAGGACAACATGGTGGAGATCCGGAAGAACAGAAGGGAGGAGAATTTGCAAAAAAAGCGGCGGGAGGGGCTTCAACCTCAGCAGCTACCCTCTGCAGTCAACGTTCCGCAGCTTGATAAGAAG CTTGAAAGTCTTCCAGCATTGATTGATGGTGTTTGGTCTGACGATGGTCCGCGGCAACTGGAGTCCACAACTCAGTTCCGGAAACTTCTTTCAATTG AGCGAAATCCGCCGATTGAGGAAGTAATACAGTCCGGAGTTGTTCCTAGGTTTGTAGAGTTTCTTGCAAGGGACGATTATCCGCAGCTTCAG TTTGAGGCAGCATGGGCCCTCACAAACATTGCCTCTGGAACATCTGATAACACCAAGGTTGTGATTGATCATGGCGCTGTCCCAATATTTGTGAAACTTCTTACTTCTCCAAGTGATGATGTTCGCGAACAG GCAGTCTGGGCTTTAGGAAACGTTGCAGGTGACTCACCAAAATGTCGTGATCTGGTTCTCGGTTATGGGGCTTTAATGCCGTTGTTGTCGCAATTTAGTGACCAATCGAAACTATCCATGCTGAGAAATGCAACATGGACTCTGTCAAACTTTTGTAGGGGAAAGCCACAGCCTCCATTTGAACAG GTGAAGCCCGCCCTCCTTGCTCTTACTCTTCTTATTCATATGAATGATGAAGAGGTCCTAACAGATTCATGCTGGGCACTTTCATATCTATCTGATGGTGTTAATGAGAAAATCCAAGCTGTGATTGATGCTGATGTTTGTCCTCGTCTTATTGAGCTTTTACT ACACCCATCACCATCTGTTTTGATACCTGCCCTGCGCACTGTTGGAAATATTGTGACTGGTGATGATGTCCAGACTCAG GTCATCATTGAAAAGGGGGCTCTTCCTTGCCTGCTTAACTTGTTGAcacaaaattataagaaaagtATCAAGAAAGAAGCTTGTTGGACCATCTCAAACATAACAGCAGGAAATAAGGACCAGATCCAG GCTGTGATTGCTGCTGGTATTTTCTCTCCTCTTCTTACTCTGCTTCAAAGTGCTGAATTTGAGATAAAGAAAGAGGCTGCCTGGGCTATTTCAAATGCCACTTCTGGTGGAACTCCAGACCAGATCAA GTTTTTGGTTGGTGAGGGATGTATAAAGCCGATGTGCGACCTTCTTATTTGTCCCGATCCACGCATTGTCACAGTCTGCTTGGAAGGCCTCGAGAACATTCTTAAGGTTGGAGAAGCTGAGAAGAACCAGGGTAACACCGGAGATGTGAATGTCTATGCTCAGATGATTGATGACGCAGAAGGTCTAGAGAAGATTGAAAATCTCCAAAGTCATGACAACAATGAAATCTATGAGAAATCTGTGAAGATTCTTGAAACATATTGGTTGGAAGACGATGATGAACAGGTCATGGCTGGAGATGCTACACAGCAAGCTGGCTTTAACTTTGGAGGTGGCGACCTACCTGTTCCAACAGGGGGCTTTCAATTCAGTTGA